One region of Pseudomonas sp. B21-040 genomic DNA includes:
- a CDS encoding Smr/MutS family protein: protein MQDDDFSLFKSAIQGVKPIKHDRAETGKPKADRAQIAKLRQAATIRTDATTVDGLSDQFVIDVGPEDELMWARDGVQESQMRKLKIGQIPFEGSLDLHGMNVEKARETLWAFLAEATKFEIRCVRVTHGKAVRLDGKRPMIKSHVNTWLRQHPQVLGFTSCQAKHGGAGAVYVMLKRTMMEGRDE from the coding sequence ATGCAAGACGACGATTTTTCCCTGTTCAAAAGTGCGATCCAAGGCGTCAAGCCGATCAAGCACGATCGCGCCGAAACCGGCAAACCCAAGGCCGACCGCGCGCAAATCGCCAAGCTGCGTCAAGCCGCAACCATTCGCACTGATGCCACCACGGTTGATGGGCTGTCCGATCAGTTCGTCATCGACGTCGGCCCGGAAGACGAATTGATGTGGGCCCGTGACGGTGTGCAGGAAAGCCAGATGCGCAAACTCAAGATCGGGCAGATTCCGTTCGAGGGCAGCCTCGACCTGCATGGCATGAACGTGGAAAAAGCGCGAGAAACCCTTTGGGCCTTTCTCGCCGAAGCCACCAAATTCGAAATTCGCTGCGTGCGCGTCACCCACGGTAAAGCCGTGCGTCTGGACGGCAAGCGGCCGATGATCAAGAGTCACGTCAACACCTGGCTACGCCAGCATCCACAGGTGCTCGGTTTCACTTCATGCCAGGCAAAACATGGCGGCGCGGGAGCAGTGTATGTAATGCTCAAACGCACCATGATGGAAGGTCGCGACGAGTAA
- the folE gene encoding GTP cyclohydrolase I FolE: MSLEQNYTAILGQLGEDVSREGLLDTPKRAAKAMQYLCRGYEQTLEEVTNGALFSSDNSEMVLVKDIELYSLCEHHLLPFIGKAHVAYIPSGKVLGLSKVARIVDMYARRLQIQENLSRQIADAVQQVTGALGVAVVIEAKHMCMMMRGVEKQNSSMITSVMLGEFRENAATRSEFLSLIK, encoded by the coding sequence ATGTCCCTGGAACAGAATTACACCGCGATCCTTGGCCAACTGGGCGAAGACGTCTCCCGCGAGGGCCTGCTCGACACGCCAAAACGTGCCGCCAAAGCCATGCAGTACCTCTGCCGCGGTTATGAACAGACGCTCGAAGAAGTCACCAACGGTGCCTTGTTCAGCTCCGACAACAGCGAAATGGTGCTGGTCAAGGACATCGAGTTGTACTCGTTGTGCGAACACCACCTGCTGCCGTTCATCGGCAAGGCCCATGTCGCTTATATCCCGAGCGGCAAAGTATTGGGCCTGTCGAAAGTCGCGCGCATCGTCGATATGTACGCCCGCCGCTTGCAGATCCAGGAAAACCTCAGCCGCCAGATCGCGGATGCGGTCCAGCAGGTCACCGGCGCCCTGGGCGTTGCGGTGGTGATCGAGGCCAAGCACATGTGCATGATGATGCGCGGTGTGGAGAAACAGAATTCGTCGATGATCACCTCGGTGATGCTCGGTGAGTTCCGCGAAAACGCGGCCACCCGCAGCGAGTTTCTCAGCCTGATCAAGTAA
- a CDS encoding PLP-dependent aminotransferase family protein, protein MAFSERVSRLKSSLIREILAAAQRPQVMSFAGGLPAEAMLPKVEWADLPLSMGQYGMSEGEPALREALAAEARALGVPCEASQVLVVSGSQQTLDLAAKLYIDKGTEVLLEAPTYLAALQIFQLFGADCITVPQQSDGPDLMQLRARLEKHRPAFIYLIPTFQNPSAVRYSEAKRDAVAALLDEFGVTLIEDEPYRELTFDGASATPIVSRLKKASWIYTGTVSKTLLPGLRVGYLIASPDLFPHLLKLKQSADLHTNRIGQWQALQWIGTEKYQQHLSELRNFYRCRRDAFEAALQTHFADLADWNVPQGGLFFWLTLKQPMDTRTLLNAALDNDVAFMPGEPFFPEPDNHHGHLRLNFSHIDPARLDEGLKRLAAVVRQALAAKAA, encoded by the coding sequence ATGGCTTTTTCCGAACGTGTCTCGCGCCTCAAAAGTTCTTTGATCAGAGAAATCCTCGCGGCCGCTCAACGTCCGCAAGTGATGTCGTTTGCCGGTGGCTTGCCGGCCGAAGCCATGTTGCCGAAGGTGGAATGGGCCGACTTGCCGTTGTCCATGGGCCAGTACGGCATGAGCGAAGGCGAACCCGCATTGCGTGAAGCCCTGGCAGCAGAGGCGCGGGCGCTGGGCGTGCCGTGCGAGGCGAGTCAGGTGCTGGTGGTCAGCGGTTCCCAGCAAACCCTCGATCTGGCGGCCAAGCTCTATATCGATAAAGGCACCGAGGTATTGCTCGAAGCACCGACGTATCTGGCGGCGTTGCAGATCTTCCAGCTGTTCGGTGCCGACTGCATCACCGTGCCGCAGCAATCGGATGGCCCGGACCTGATGCAGTTACGCGCACGCCTGGAAAAACATCGTCCGGCGTTCATCTACCTGATTCCAACGTTCCAGAATCCATCGGCAGTGCGTTACAGCGAGGCCAAGCGCGATGCCGTGGCGGCATTGCTCGACGAGTTCGGTGTGACCCTGATCGAAGACGAGCCTTATCGCGAATTGACCTTCGACGGCGCCAGCGCCACGCCGATTGTCAGTCGCTTGAAGAAAGCCAGCTGGATCTACACCGGCACCGTCTCGAAAACCCTGTTGCCGGGCCTGCGTGTCGGTTACCTGATTGCCAGCCCAGACCTGTTTCCGCATTTGTTGAAGCTCAAGCAATCGGCGGACCTGCACACCAACCGGATTGGCCAATGGCAAGCGCTGCAATGGATCGGCACCGAGAAATACCAGCAGCACCTGAGTGAGTTGCGCAACTTCTACCGCTGCCGTCGAGACGCATTTGAAGCAGCACTGCAAACGCACTTTGCCGATCTGGCGGACTGGAACGTGCCCCAGGGTGGGTTGTTTTTCTGGCTGACGTTGAAACAGCCAATGGACACACGAACCCTGCTCAATGCGGCGTTGGACAATGACGTGGCATTCATGCCGGGGGAACCGTTCTTTCCCGAGCCGGACAACCATCACGGGCATCTGCGGCTGAACTTCAGTCACATTGACCCGGCTCGACTGGATGAAGGGCTGAAGCGATTGGCGGCGGTCGTGCGTCAGGCTCTGGCGGCTAAAGCAGCCTGA
- a CDS encoding MarR family winged helix-turn-helix transcriptional regulator, translating to MIDLKNPTSQQQAMEAFFFGYQAFTAKADEMLERRGLSRVHQRIVFFIARYPNLSVKELLALLGVSKQALNMPLRQLVEMHLVNSVASETDKRKRLLELTEDGARFEQSLRREQVKLLERVFAEAGETAVNGWLAVNKALGQTQVLAD from the coding sequence ATGATTGACCTTAAAAACCCGACATCCCAGCAACAGGCCATGGAAGCGTTTTTCTTTGGCTACCAGGCGTTCACCGCCAAAGCCGATGAAATGCTCGAACGTCGCGGCTTGAGCCGGGTGCATCAACGCATCGTGTTTTTCATCGCCCGTTATCCGAACCTCAGCGTGAAGGAGTTGCTGGCGCTGCTCGGCGTGAGCAAGCAAGCGCTGAACATGCCGTTGCGTCAGTTGGTAGAGATGCATTTGGTGAACAGTGTAGCGTCAGAAACTGACAAGCGGAAACGCCTGCTGGAGTTGACTGAGGATGGCGCGCGGTTCGAGCAATCGTTGCGGCGCGAGCAAGTGAAATTGCTTGAGCGGGTGTTTGCCGAGGCCGGGGAGACGGCGGTGAATGGGTGGTTGGCGGTGAACAAGGCGCTGGGGCAAACCCAGGTGCTTGCGGAC
- a CDS encoding glutathione S-transferase N-terminal domain-containing protein, producing the protein MFVKALRVGLGQLIIFIDFITRPGKKQRPAAAQAQVEAAAKGLTLYQFHACPFCVKTRRSLRRLNVPVALRDAKNNEQDRQTLLEQGGKIKVPCLRIEENGQTTWMYESKVIIDYLDKRFAAA; encoded by the coding sequence GTGTTCGTAAAAGCGCTTCGTGTCGGCCTTGGCCAACTGATCATCTTCATCGACTTCATCACCCGTCCGGGCAAGAAGCAGCGCCCTGCCGCTGCTCAGGCTCAGGTCGAAGCGGCCGCCAAGGGCCTGACACTGTATCAATTCCACGCCTGCCCGTTCTGCGTGAAGACCCGCCGCTCCCTGCGCCGCCTGAACGTGCCGGTGGCCCTGCGCGATGCGAAGAACAACGAGCAGGATCGCCAGACTCTGCTGGAACAAGGTGGCAAGATCAAAGTGCCGTGCCTGCGTATCGAAGAGAACGGCCAGACCACCTGGATGTATGAGTCCAAGGTGATCATTGATTATCTGGACAAGCGATTCGCGGCAGCCTGA